The following are encoded together in the Triticum dicoccoides isolate Atlit2015 ecotype Zavitan chromosome 6B, WEW_v2.0, whole genome shotgun sequence genome:
- the LOC119320928 gene encoding protein VASP homolog: MASAVASSMPAAAPAAVSYGWLGPRLSFSRDAPSAVAADHGKALSLESSCKADQPAAAASKDFIDFEFSFGGSATMLPADELFADGKLLPLRPQPAAAAPEAEQERESAPAEIPATPEMVKTHRPSVTEAFDPYVFSPKAPTCSSRWRELLRLRKVQTPQKPSASPSPPQSPSPVPATPSRASNSSAARSLKLLLLQRNGGRASGAAASDLSASPLLRDSSDSEASLSLASSRFSMSSSSSSSAHDHEDFPRHSLDSVDLTPKPRIRLVRSQPQRHCHPPASAPPQRHCPPPASAPPRAALSPARRRPATPPPPSVASVDSPRMNSSGKIVFQGLERSSSSPAGSVHSSLRSRSRVMDRSYSTPVVLNVPVCSRPSFGFFKDKKETAAKDAAARLRSSLGRKAAHPAAPGGSSVSSRDLGTSKCN; this comes from the coding sequence ATGGCATCCGCCGTCGCCAGTAGCATGCCCGCCGCGGCCCCCGCCGCCGTCTCCTACGGCTGGCTCGGCCCGCGCCTCTCCTTCAGCCGCGACGCCCCTTCTGCCGTGGCGGCGGATCACGGCAAGGCCTTGTCGCTGGAGAGCAGCTGCAAGGCGGATCAGCCCGCCGCGGCGGCGTCCAAGGACTTCATCGACTTCGAGTTCAGTTTCGGCGGGTCGGCGACCATGCTCCCCGCCGACGAGCTGTTCGCGGACGGGAAGCTGCTGCCCCTCCGGCCGCAGCCTgccgcggcggcgccggaggctgagcaggagcgggagagtgcgCCGGCGGAGATCCCGGCGACGCCTgagatggtgaaaacccaccgtccTTCGGTGACCGAGGCGTTCGACCCCTACGTATTCTCCCCCAAGGCGCCGACGTGCTCCAGCCGCTGGCGGGAGCTGCTCAGGCTCAGGAAGGTCCAGACCCCGCAGAAGCCGTCTGCGTCGCCGTCGCCTCCGCAATCTCCTTCGCCggtgccggcgactccctccagagCCTCCAACTCGTCGGCGGCCAGGTCCCTtaagctgctgctgctccagcggaACGGCGGCCGCGCGTCCGGTGCCGCCGCGTCGGACCTCTCCGCGTCGCCGCTCCTCCGCGACAGCTCGGACTCGGAGGCGTCCCTCTCACTCGCCTCCTCCCGCTTCTCcatgtcgtcgtcctcctcctcctccgcccacGACCACGAAGACTTCCCCCGCCACTCCCTCGACTCGGTCGACCTCACCCCGAAGCCACGTATCAGGCTCGTCCGCTCCCAACCCCAGCGCCATTGCCACCCGCCCGCCTCCGCCCCACCCCAGCGCCATTGCCCCCCGCCTGCCTCCGCCCCGCCGCGCGCTGCCCTCAGCCCCGCCCGTCGCCgtcccgccaccccgccgccgccttccGTGGCCTCGGTGGACTCCCCGCGCATGAACTCCTCCGGCAAGATCGTGTTCCAGGGGCTCGAGCGCAGCTCCAGCTCCCCCGCCGGCAGCGTCCACTCCAGCCTCCGGTCCCGCTCGCGCGTGATGGACCGGTCATACTCCACGCCGGTGGTGCTCAACGTGCCCGTGTGCTCGCGGCCGTCGTTCGGGTTCTTCAAGGACAagaaggagacggcggcgaaggacGCAGCCGCGCGGCTGCGGTCGTCGCTCGGCCGGAAGGCGGCCCATCCCGCCGCCCCCGGCGGAAGCAGCGTGAGTAGCAGAGATCTTGGCACCAGCAAATGCAATTGA